Part of the Caulobacter sp. SL161 genome is shown below.
TGCGAGCACTACGGCGTGCAAGCCCCGGGCTTCGATTATCTGTGTACGGTGCAAGTGGCGCGCAGCGTCTGGCCCGAGCTTCCATCGCACAAGCTGAACGTGGTCTGCGGCCATCTGGGCGTGGATTTCGCCCACCACGACGCGGCCGCCGACGCCTATGCCTGCGGTCGCGTGGCCTTGGCCGCGACGGGCCTGAACGCGCTGTCCGATATCCGGGCGTTGCCGCAGCGCCTGGGCATGACCCCGGGCCGTCTCGACCCCGACAGCTATCGACCCTCGCGCATTGCGGCGGCGCCACGTCGGCGTTGGGGCTGAGCTGACCGCTTTCCGAATTCTCGCCGCGATTTCGTGCGAACGCTTGTTTTGGGAAACAGGATCGCGCAACCAAGCGGTCAAGACGCGCGCCGAAAGCGCGAACAGGGAGATTTCGATGATCCGCACCGCCATGATCGCCGCCACCGCGCTCGCCGCCAGCCTCGCAGCTTCAGCGCCCGCCTTCGCCGCCGAGGTGGTGGGCCTGTGGGCCACGCCGAGCAATGGCGGTCAGGTCGAGATCTCGCGCTGCGGCAACAGCCTGTGCGGCAAGCTGGTGACCTCCAACCACATCAAGGAAAATCCGGGCCTCAAGGACATTAAGAACAAGGACGAGAGCCAGCGCAGCCGCACCCTGAAGAACCTGCAGATGCTCTATGACTTCGGCGGCGGTCCCACCAAGTGGACGGGCGGCAAGGTCTACAACCCCGAGGACGGCGGGACCTATGCCGGCACGATCGAGCTGGTCAGCAACACCGAACTGAAGCTCAAGGGCTGCGTCGTCGCGCCCATGTGCAAGACCCAGAAGTGGACGCGGATCCGGTAGGGCTTTCGGGGATGCTCCCCCGCGTTGCGGGGAGCTGTCGCGGAGCGACTGAGGGGGCGAACGCAGCGTCGGCCAGCTAGCCCCCTCCGGCCCTCTGGGCCACCTCCCCCGCAACGCGGGGGAGGAACCTCCGCCTAAAGCGGCGCGCAGGCCTCTTCCATCCACGCCCGGATTTCCGGCTCCACACGAGGCCCGATCTCGCGCAGCACGCGGGCGTGGTAGGCGTCGAACTGGGCGATCTCCTCGGCCGTCAGCAGCGCCTTGTCGATCAGGCGACGGTCGATCGGCGCCAGGGTCAGGGCCTCGAAGCGGTGCATCGGCCGCTCGCCGCCGGGCACGTCCTCGGCCGGCATGACGACTTCCAGGTTCTCGATCCGGATGCCGTACTCGCCGTCCTTGTAGTAGCCGGGCTCGTTCGAGACGATCATCCCGGGCTGCAGGGCGATGGTGTTCGGCGCCTTCGAAATCCGCTGCGGACCTTCGTGGACGCCCAGATAGACGCCGACGCCGTGGCCGGTGCCGTGGTCGTAGTCGAGGCCGTGCGCCCACAGCGCCATCCGGGCCAGGGCGTCGATGGCCGAGCCGGTGGTGCCGGCCGGGAAGCGCAGGCGGGCGATGGCCAGGTGGCCCTTCAAGACGAGCGTATTGCGCTGGACCATCTCGGCGCTCGGTTCGCCGATGGCGACCGTGCGGGTGACGTCGGTGGTGCCGTCCAGATACTGGCCGCCGCTGTCGACCAGCAGCAGCGAGCCCAGCTTGGCGCGCTCGTTGGAGCGTTCGGTCGGGCGGTAGTGGGGCAGGGCGCCGTGGCCGTTGGCCGCGCCGATGGTGTCGAAGGAAAGATCCTTCAGCACGCCGGTGGCTTCACGGAAGGCCTCCAGCTTGGCGACGGCTTCCTTCTCGTCGGGCGGATTGACCTGACCTTCGGTGGCCAGCCAGTACAGGAAGCGGGTCAGGGCTGCGCCGTCGCGGCGGTGGGCCTCGCGCGTGCCCTCCAGCTCGACGGCGTTCTTGCAGGCGCGCGGCATCGTGCAGGGATCCATCGCCCGCACCACCTTGGCGCCGGCGGCGGTCAGGGTGTCGAAGTACCAGGCCGAGGACTGGGCCGGGTCGACCACGACGCTCTTGCCCGACAGGTCGGCGAGCGCCGTCTCCAGCTTGTCCGGCGTCTCCAGCGAGACCTGGTTGCCCAGCCAGGCCGGCAGGTCGGTCGTCACCTTGGCCGGTTCCAGGAACAGTCGCGCCGTGCCGTCGGCGTTCAGGATGGCTTGCGACAGCGGCAGCGGGGTGCGGATCACATCGCCGCCGCGCACGTTGAACAGCCAGGCG
Proteins encoded:
- a CDS encoding 3'-5' exonuclease; its protein translation is MADAGERMKVIAIDFETANEQRASPCSIGLAWIEDGEVARIEHHYIRPPGNRFAAFNMAFHGIRPEHVADADEWPEVLERLRPELEGALILAHNASFDISVIRRTCEHYGVQAPGFDYLCTVQVARSVWPELPSHKLNVVCGHLGVDFAHHDAAADAYACGRVALAATGLNALSDIRALPQRLGMTPGRLDPDSYRPSRIAAAPRRRWG
- a CDS encoding DUF2147 domain-containing protein; protein product: MIRTAMIAATALAASLAASAPAFAAEVVGLWATPSNGGQVEISRCGNSLCGKLVTSNHIKENPGLKDIKNKDESQRSRTLKNLQMLYDFGGGPTKWTGGKVYNPEDGGTYAGTIELVSNTELKLKGCVVAPMCKTQKWTRIR
- a CDS encoding aminopeptidase P family protein translates to MRQTFDESTDPSFGPKHVPLIRQAMAAQGLDGFLVPHEDEHQNEYLPAANDRLAWASGFTGSAGAGVILKDRAAVFVDGRYTLQVREQVDQGVFEIRDLVEGGVPAYLETVSKGAVIGYDARLHSPAALDGLKAAATRAGAVLKPVEANPVDQAWGEARPPQPMAPVVPQPLEHAGDESTAKRARVGASVAALGADAAVITAPASIAWLFNVRGGDVIRTPLPLSQAILNADGTARLFLEPAKVTTDLPAWLGNQVSLETPDKLETALADLSGKSVVVDPAQSSAWYFDTLTAAGAKVVRAMDPCTMPRACKNAVELEGTREAHRRDGAALTRFLYWLATEGQVNPPDEKEAVAKLEAFREATGVLKDLSFDTIGAANGHGALPHYRPTERSNERAKLGSLLLVDSGGQYLDGTTDVTRTVAIGEPSAEMVQRNTLVLKGHLAIARLRFPAGTTGSAIDALARMALWAHGLDYDHGTGHGVGVYLGVHEGPQRISKAPNTIALQPGMIVSNEPGYYKDGEYGIRIENLEVVMPAEDVPGGERPMHRFEALTLAPIDRRLIDKALLTAEEIAQFDAYHARVLREIGPRVEPEIRAWMEEACAPL